Genomic segment of Coffea arabica cultivar ET-39 chromosome 1e, Coffea Arabica ET-39 HiFi, whole genome shotgun sequence:
TAAACTGAAAAATggggtattctttaaggggataaaatgtgattaaccctaaaataaaagaggataacTGATGGACAGGTAGCCGTGAGATTAGCGGATGGAATTAACACATGCCTGGTCTAGAGTCTAGATGACGTTTAACTCGATTATGTTTAACACATGCCTGGTCTAGATTATGTTTAACTCGAGTGGCGGCCAAGACGTGTAGACGCTATAGTtaaacttttgtttttgataACTGAGAGGTCTGGTCATCACAGACCCTCTCCTTTACCACTTGATCCAATCCTCTCCCGACCGTACGGCTAATCCAGCCAGGGTACCAACAAAATTAATTACAGCAGCGTGTTCTTTAGTTGTTGGATTGAAAAATTAACCTAGAACGGTTTGGTTTTAGACTGTAAAGAATAGTAGTACCGGGCGGCCGCTTTCAGTTGGCACTAATCTTCTTTAATTATTGTATTTGTGGGCGATAATGGATGGTCTTGGCTTGTCTTCAGCTTGGTCCCCCCTAGCTCAAGAAACACTCAACTCAAGATTCGAAAGTGGAAGTCCACTGTTTCCATCGTCTTGATTttacccatatatatatattttttttttgataaattgaATTTTACCCATATTACAAAATTAAGAATCACTTTTTGGAAATACTAacgaattttatattttaattcgtTCCACTATTTGCTAGTACTGCCAATGGGTCAGACTAATTCAAATCCGACCCTGTCAATCAAAGAAAAAGCCCAATCAACCTAACCTTTCATTGAACTACGCTGAACTTGGACCTAAATATTAAACTCAAATTAAATGCGAGGCGAATTTTGGCCTTATTAGACTCAAACTCGATATAGGTTCAATCCTTTAATctgcacatatatatatatattactacTTTATACTTTTGAATTATGCGTCaaaacatataaatatatataagaaatattaaatatacaaaCCTACGTCAAAAGATTCAAAATGACAAATCTTAGTGCTAGTAAATTGAGGACCTTTAAAGATTTATTGACGGTTGATTATTATGTTtcattactatttttcatgtaCTTTGAACTCATTGGATATATTATTATTGACAAAAATTCTCgattcatatattttttatcGAAATGTTACTGATTTGTATGTAGTTTTAATGTTGTAGTCCTATGGATGTTAAATTAGCTTTagaacttaatagttatagtaattaatTAATGAAATTAAGAAGTAATAACTGAGTTTGGGCTAAACTAAACTCAAATATTTATGCTCACAATTTGAATATTTTGTGAGTCAAATATGAGTTTCACATTTATCAATTCGAAACTCATAACTCGTATCCCTAAAATGATAGTACTAATTATATGAATCGAGCCTGAGTTTGTTAAACCTGGGTCAGATCACTCAATTGACTGGTGTGTTTAAACCCTAGGCAGGGCTCGGAAGGGATGCCGGAATGGAATTTTTGTTTCTAATATTGCTGTCTTAATATCACAAGAAAACTCCTAAACCGACTTTCCTGCATTAAAGATGCAAGAATACGTTGAggtgcctttttcttttctttttaaatattttaggtTCCAATgaatatcaatttttttttttgggaggctGTAAAACTTACCTGCTGTAATTTACATATCATTCTCCTGTATTaagaatttcaatttcaataaCTAATTAGAATATTTGGACGCCAACTCCTACACTCGAATTGTGATTCATGGATACCGTTATTCTAAGGAAACAGCCCTAATCAGTAAATTAAGGAAGAGTTTTCTATATCTCTCGTTAAACTGTTTGTAGTTTTCTACCTTTTGAATCTTTAATTACTTTATACCATTGCAACCTGCACTATCAAACTTATTGCTCCTAAATAAGCAGATTTTTACATAGTAACTACAATGCGGACTCATACGTCAGTTTTCTTTCTCGATCAAAAGGATATGATAATTGAACATTTggttatcattttctttttgccAAAAAACATTTGGTTAAGCTTAGAAAGGTGGATAACTCACACTAAAGATCGATCCTTATTGTTTACTTATATAATAGCCGGAAATTGATtaagtacctttttttttcagtCTCATAGGAGCGAGCAAAAGAGCGAAATTACCTTTACAAAGAGAAAACTACTTCTGAAACGTTTTCTTCTGTTTTTGGACCGCTGATGGTCTAACAAAATACTACTGCAACTTAATGACTTCTAATAGCAGaatcataatatttttttttttaccccaaCATTTCTCTTTATCAGTGAGGATGTTGTTGATTTAGTTTATCCAAGGTTAGTGGATGGCATCTATAGTCTATACGTTCGTGAGGCTTGGCTTTTGGCAATCAAAGTGGACTCGATTGATTTGCttataaatcacaattcaagtTACCTCCCCGGTTCCCCCGAGTTGTGCGAATTTTTTGTGACAGggtccaattttttttatttttttttttgtgacagAGCATCAGAATTATTAAATTTGGCAGTTGTTACACGTACAAAGATGTGTAGAAAGGTACCATATTCTTGATTTTTAAGTCCAACGAagttttgttcattcattggtGATAGGATCAGAGTCACTTCAAGATGGGGATTGAATGAATGTTGTTGGGAAGCATCTGCATCAGTCACGGGTGACATTATGTATGTATGGGTCTCAACTCTCATGCCAAATTCCAATGAGCATTTGAGTTCTAATTAGTTCCTAGCTTCATACAGCATTAATTAGCACTCAGCACTAATTTTGCACCTACTAATCATAATCTCACGAACAACAAATGGGCTCTCACGAATTCCTCCCTGTCTGTCTCCATCTCGACTTTTTTCCTTTGCACTTTAACCCACTAATTACTTCCAATTTCAACTgcctaaaattttttaattctcCCCTCTTTCTTCTCTAATCAAAGCACACAAAAACTAGGGATTGAAAGATGAACCAAACTACTCGACACTCAAATCCAGTTTAATTTGGTAAGGATTCGATAGAATTTGGTTCGCCAACTAGTCAAACCGAACTTGAACATCATTTTATGTTTGTTAATTTTCAGtctgaattaaaaaaaaaaactcatttaaaCTCTATTCAACAAttaattaaatcaaatttgaataaaattttaaattcattaaaataattaataagttttgaagagaacaaaaaaattaaataaatttgaaCACTTTAACATTAAATTTGATTAAACTCATTTACACCACCGATTGCGAAACCGTTGATGGCCCCATTATCAGAGCGAAAAAGACACGTGCATTTACAAGTTACAGGCGTCCAAATTCCTCTTATTGGACCCCCACCAGTAGTGGTCGACATTTTACTCAAGTGGGCACTGTGATTAAACCATCATGATTTATTCTTCCAAAGTTAAGAGAGTGCTCAACCAAATTAAGGAGAGATTACAGAAGCCTACAAATACAACCAGAAGCTGTCTTCTCGGTgtttttcacctttttctctccACGCATGATGTTATTTCCTGGATGATTTCCTGCTTTTGGAGAATTCCTAAATAAATGTGGGACTCCAGAGTTTTACGTGGGGCGAATCTTTCAATTCGGTTGGAGTTTCTCCATTGGCTTCTAGCTTTTTCCATGTTTCTTTGCTGTTAACTCTCCACGTCTAATCTTATCTACCACTTTCAAGAAAAAGGGCTGCTAATTGCTTCTGCTCATTTCCTCGTATTTATCCAAGTGGAGCTCTTAAAATCTTTTGAAACTCAAAAAGTGTTCTATAATGCAAACCCCATTGTGACAATACAATAATACTTATAGATGTATTCCAAGAATCAAGCAACCACGTGCATATCAACTGACTCGCACTAGCAGATTTTTTTGGTTTGAaggtaataaataataataacccCACGAGcttatgaaatttataccgttagaTCAGCAACAAAACCAAAGGGATTATCCACAGTACCACAGCGAGGATAtccaattttttccaaaaacgaTTTTGGATACTCAGtttttttcagaaattattTTGCCAGTATCacgaacacatttttcaatattTGTTCTATATCTTCAATtgcctttttatctcacacatATTACATAACAAAAAAGTGTTATGGTATCACTtattgagtaaattttatatacactgacggtATATATACTATTACAGTTAGATATACGacacatatacaaaatttgagtttcaaattcaaatttgaattatgtATCATGCATCTGTTAGtgaaagtgtatacactgtcaatgtatagaagattaatccttATTTTAAATGACTTTTTCGAATAATCTCGTGTCCAAACACACAACGTTGTGACCCAAGAACTCTAGTGGAAATACAGGAAGCAATCGGATAAATCTACAGCATCATCTACAGAGGAGGGAGGGACCTACATATGTTGTCGGGCAACTTTATTATTTTGACAAATTCTTTCATATAACATGTAGTGATAAAATTTCTGATGATTGCAAGTGGATGTTTCCTAATTTCTTGGGCCACAAGAGCTGCAGAGACTTGACTAACAGAGTCTGCAAGAATTTACTGGGTCACATGCAGAGCGCGGTATCGAGCCGCCGTAAGCGGGGCTTGTAAAAACTGGCGTGTTAAAATTTGTTTGTAAGTGGATGTTTCACATTTCTGGGGCTACAATCTCGTTTGGACTGGACACAGGGTTTTATATAGGGCACCATATTCAGACACTGTGCTTGGGGCTAGTGAAATTTGGCCTGGTATACTTTTTGGCCAACACTGGCAGTGATAATGGCCCAAAGGAGCCTCCACTGTTTAATCCAATCCCTCGTAGGTCGTACCACAGCTCAACAAAATGGACTTTCCTACTGAAGCGGCCCAATAATCATGATCCTTTACAAAACAAATCTTGATCCTCCAATGCAATGATCTTTTTGTTGAACACAAAAGGGATTGTTTGGTTCATAGGATGACATTAGATTTACTAATCTATATCATTCCATGTTTAGTTGCGTTTTATGTATAGAATAATATATCTCACCTAATTGAATTAATTCCCATATAGGagatagaataatctcatgcgAGAGGCGGTATGAGTTATTCCAAAATGAGTAAGAGATGGAATGATGATAATTGAGATTTATTTACCCCTACTAATAGAATAATGCTCTATTCTAACAACCGTATAAACCTACTCTCACGCTATAATGTTAACAATtggaattggattttatttaaGCCTACTAATAGAATAACGCTCCATTCTAACAAATGTATATGTCTACTCTCTTGCtataatattttctaaattttggatTAATTTGCTCCTATTAATCgtataataaaaatttgaacaaaTTTACCCctattaataaaaaattaaattttggacTAATTGGCTCACATTAATGATATACCATAATTTTGGACTGATTCGTCCATATCGTTAACAAAACTAAACTTTTTACTCATTTGCCCATATTAATGAAATAGctcaaattttgaataaatttgcCTCTactaataaaatatttatgttttgaactaatttgtccattttaataaaaataactaaattttggactaaattacccttattattaataaattaattttttattaatttggCCCAACTAAAATTTTAGACTGATTTTCCCtattaaaagcaaaagtaaattttATACTATTTTGGCCCTCCTAATTAATTATATAACCATATTTTATTGGTTAAATTTAATTCATAGAAGGTTCGACATGTAAATTGAGATTTGTGAAGCTATTTAATAAGGTCGAACTTAGcccaaaaggaaaaaacttATATATTAGTACAAGCCTGAATCACACAAATCTCACATATGTGTGCTGTTCACTAATATCAAGCTCGTGTTCAAAACAATCAGCATATACtcatatgtatatgtgtgtgtatgtattttTTATAAGTTGAATTTGAGTTTACTAAAATCTGAAAACGCCTAATTATAGGCTTCTCAAAAGGGACATTTTAGTTTATAAATGGGTAAAATCCCATATCATGCTATCTCAAACCAAACATAGGATAAGGATATTTTGTAAGACATTCCATTTAatataaaaccaaccaaacaCTTGGTAATAATATTACTCATTTGATGATAACTCTACTCTACTTATGATAAATAATCTGAGGATAAGTAATCCACTCTCCTCCAATCTGGAGACCAAATGCATCCAAATATCCCTCAAGTATAATAAAAATAGAAGGAAAGTTACGGTAACAGCCCAAATGGTTGCCACATGGCTCATCTTCTTTTTGACAAGTGGCATACTCTTTTTGAGGAAGgtgatttaatttcttttcttttttattttttccttattttctctttcctttttgaCCATGACAAAAACCTACACAAATCTTAATGTACCACTGTTTCGTCTTTCATTCATTTCCACCTTTTATCTCTCTAACTGTTCCCATGCTTTAAacctttctctttcatttttatttttctaaacgAGACGAATTTGCTAACATAACTcatattattaattttctttctaaatGAGGTCAATGTATTCCCATTTATACTTTTCAGTGGGACATTATATGTTAAATGATGCTTTTAGACTCTAAGTTGCGAGTTGAATGagttattttttttctaacGATATCAACACAGTTTTTCATGCTATTATTATATTTTCAAATAAGGACATGTGAAGGTATATGTATTTGTTAGAattaattttacaaaaaaaaaaaattcatgctttatttttttagttaatttttaacTTAGGACTATCTTATTTTTGGGCTAATGTTTCGAATTAGCAATGCTAAACAAAAACGCTATCATGTTGAAACTATATTTGCCATATATTTAATTCTTATATTGCTGCTATTTttctatatatattttaaacaatATTTCAGGTGGGCCCAAGCTGTGCCTTGCGCAGCATGGTTTCCTAGTGATATACATACAAATTCATATACTACAAAAAATACAATTTAATATTTCTTCTACCCATGTCTTAAAAATCTAGTCCGGTCAGTCAGTCTTCACGAAATGCAGCCACCTGTGGGGTATAAACAATTCACATTGCTTCCTCCCTAGTCTCAAGGCAAAACTTTCGATGAAAAGAGAAAAGCTCAAAAGACACTTGTGaagacaagttttttttttttttttttttcaacaacgatacatttgtataacctacttTATCCTAATTTAGGGGACAGACTCAACTAGATCAAGGGAATGTTATGACACAATCCTTAGAATTTTTTCGCTGCTGATGAAGTTTGAACCCTCACCAACAGTCTAAGAAAAGACTTAAGTTCCTCCCTGGTGGCCACTGGGCCAATCAGTGGTTGTGAAGACAAGTTACTTTGATGAAAAATGGATCATTGCATAAGCAAGGAAAACATTTTGGAGATCGGATCTATTGATGTGATTatttacatcacaatttcaaaaaataattgtaTTCAAGTAATCATTTGACACCTGTTAGGAACGGGGATGATAACAGTGACACAACATGGAGAAGCATGGAGGGCCCATCGGTCCTAATTGGCACGTGTGCGCACAGTTATTCTTCCAATTTCGGGCTCTGAAAAAAATGCGATTATTGCACATTTTGGAGATCGGATCTATTAATGTGATAAAttacatcaaaatttcaaaaataaaagtttgTTCAAGTAATCAGTTGCTTAGACATAGGGATATACCGGTCCAGAAACAAGATTTGGTTGGAGTCTCCCAAAGCTGTTTCATGATTATTAAACAAGATTTGTCTATCTTGGTTCTTTTATTGTTGTCATAATCATCATCGTTACTTTTGTTATACTACTATAAGCATCCATATTTTATCATACCACATTAAGTACTCTGAAAAACTTGGCAAAGACAATTAGACTTTTTTGTTTTGCGCAAAcaaaatatgtaaaaaaaatcttaaaaagaaattatatatatttttcgaAGATGATAACAATTGTACAACCTATTTTATCCTAAATTACAGGGGATGGGGGAATTTAAAGAGACTTGTGTTAAGAACTAATAGGTACACAAACCTTACCGGACCAAATGGTACTTTGGCATCAtccttataattttttttttgttgcaggtGAAATTTGAATTCCCACTTACAACCCTGAGAGGTAGGGATGGCAACGAGACGGGGTTGGGGCGGAGAACCCCTCCCCCATCCCCCCGCCCCGCTGCCTACAAACTCCCCCTGGCCCTGCCCCATCCCCCGTCCCCCACCCCGCCCGCTTCCCACACGGGTGCCCCCGCAaggctaataaaaatttgttatataattttattatggttaaattttagcaaataatcaagtactaaaatatcaacacatcatcaaattattattcattgtaattttacaattgaaacttataaaaacaatcaaacaaaaattatttgaatacaatccaatatgatgaaataaatataactaaagtagttaagttttcacttttgacacaaatacaatcactaattcattattgtgcttgtgcttgtgctttttttatgaaaaaaatgttattgtattaagtgtaattagggatttagtataaatgtattagtaaatttagtataaccaattaataatttgtattagtacacatatataattattagtataattaataatatcaattatattatatatattaatagacatcatataatacatataactaataatatcattatcataagtttgtaactaattaaattatacattatatatataattatatacatatatattttatatatttatttttttaaagcgggTGACAGGGCGGGGGTACACTCCCCCGCCCCATTAGGCCCCCGCAGTCAACgcccccgttgccatccctactgGGAGGGagggacctttttttttttttttttttttaataatccGTGAGGGACTTAAAAAGAGGATACATGATGGTCCTATAATTTTTGGTAACTAGGAGTAAGTATATAATAGTGAGAGGAGGGCTTGCCTCCTCAAGGCACCTGTCCTTAATTTCACTAGCTTTAAGTAAACAAGGACGAAGCGCATGTCCGCTCAAAGGTCACTTTCCAGCGTCCCAATCAAAGTGGTTCGTTCACCCCCTCCCCAGCCTTTTAGTCTTTTTCTTTTATGGTCGTCACTCAATTCTTCTTCCTCTCATTATACTCACCTCTGCTCCTCAGTCATCTCAATCAAATGTAACCTCgcaccttttttcttttatacatttttttttaaatttctttgaaTTATTCTGGGCTCTGGTAAAATACCACCGTCTCTATTTTATTTTGAGTATGAAAAGATCATCATTAGTATCTTCAAAAGGTAGAAGCTTGAGGAGGGAGAATGGGAAGACGAACAATGAAGAAGTGGTTGTGATCGAGTGGGAGGTGAGGCCTGGTGGTCTGCTTGTTCAGAAGAGAGGAGCTGGTCCTGTAAGCTCTGCTGGTCCAATGATCAAGATCAAGGTTTCCCACGATTCTTATCACCACGATGTAACTGTTCCATCTCAGTCAACTTTCGGTAATTACGTACTGTTTTCGCCTGACCatcatttgttatttttagtGTAGCTGttctttccttttagttttaGCGTGGCGTTCCCGTGCATACGTGCTTCGTCCCTCGGTTCAATTTTTTCTCATCTTTCTTTACTTACATTTTGAGAAAATTCTTACTTCCTTCCTTCAGCAGACTTTCATGAGCGTTCTTCATGATTTGAAATCTCATTTTCAGTATTGAAGTGTGGTGTTTTTAgccaaaattaaaaattttactaGATTCTTTGCCCCCTGAAATTGTCCTTACTTTTTCCTCTGGGATCTTGAAATTAAGAAACCCAAGATtctgtcctttttttttcttcctttcctttggTTGATTGGGGTTTTTTGGGGAAGTGATTATGTTTGCAATTCTTATTTCTGTATCTCTATATTGATTAAAAACTACACGTGCTCTAATTGAAGGGGATCTAAAACGAATTCTTGCCAGTAAAACTGGCCTAGAGCCTATGGTGCAGAGGCTGTTGTTTAGAGGAAAAGAGAAAGATGATGATGAATGTCTGCATATAGCGGGCGTAGAAGACACGTCAAAAATAATACTTCTGGAGGATCCGGctagcaaagaaagaaaatttgagGAGATGAGGAAACACCAGGATCCAAACAAAGCATATGAAGCTGTTGCCAATGTTAGAGCAGAGGTTGATAAACTCTCTGACAAGGTCAGTGTTTATTTTTGTGCAGCAAACCTTTGTTTTCATTTATAGAACTGAATTTCTGTGAGTTCTGCTTTAGGTTGTTGACCTG
This window contains:
- the LOC113711424 gene encoding BAG family molecular chaperone regulator 4-like; amino-acid sequence: MKRSSLVSSKGRSLRRENGKTNNEEVVVIEWEVRPGGLLVQKRGAGPVSSAGPMIKIKVSHDSYHHDVTVPSQSTFGDLKRILASKTGLEPMVQRLLFRGKEKDDDECLHIAGVEDTSKIILLEDPASKERKFEEMRKHQDPNKAYEAVANVRAEVDKLSDKVVDLEKAVQSGNDIAEKEFVVLTELLMIQLLKLDSIEAYGKAREQRRIEVHRVQSFVDKLDNLKARNSIPFSNCGNASFVTAKWETFHSGFGSLTAPKPFHHSPKVFEDWESFD